A window of Streptomyces gilvosporeus contains these coding sequences:
- a CDS encoding SIS domain-containing protein: protein MLDESLLDAPEALAGADRYGLLRGVAESGARVRTAARSAADAGIADMSPDGRPRAVLVAGPGPAAPAVADILSALGGGSCPVSHIPPTGVAPLPGALRWTLPGWTSSLDLLLLAAPDGSDPGLAELVEQAYRRGCAVVAVTPAAGPLAEAVTQARGMTLPLATTPYDAEFDVEGAPPAAPGTLWSLLIPLLALADRIGLLTAPPEALTRLADHLDQLAERCGPAIATYTNPAKTLAADLAEALPLIWTEGTVAGAVGRHFATVLAGLAGIPALAAALPEALTTHRPLLAGSLAAGADPEDFFRDRVEQPAALHARILLLRDRREAGPLSATRAANELADECETALSELQPETGSDLECATELLAITDFAAVYLALADTE, encoded by the coding sequence ATGCTGGATGAGTCACTGCTCGACGCTCCCGAGGCGCTGGCCGGCGCCGACCGTTACGGACTGCTGAGAGGCGTGGCCGAATCCGGCGCCCGAGTCCGTACGGCGGCCCGTAGTGCCGCCGATGCCGGAATCGCCGATATGAGCCCCGACGGGCGGCCGCGCGCCGTCCTCGTCGCCGGTCCCGGCCCCGCCGCCCCCGCCGTGGCGGACATCCTCAGCGCCCTCGGCGGCGGCAGCTGCCCGGTAAGCCACATCCCGCCCACCGGCGTCGCCCCGCTGCCCGGCGCCCTGCGCTGGACCCTGCCCGGCTGGACCAGCTCGCTGGACCTGCTGCTGCTCGCCGCACCCGACGGCTCCGACCCGGGCCTGGCCGAACTGGTCGAGCAGGCGTACCGCCGCGGCTGCGCCGTCGTCGCCGTCACCCCGGCCGCCGGCCCGCTCGCCGAGGCCGTCACCCAGGCCCGCGGGATGACCCTCCCCCTGGCCACCACGCCGTACGACGCCGAATTCGACGTCGAGGGCGCGCCCCCGGCCGCCCCCGGCACCCTGTGGTCGCTGCTGATCCCGCTGCTCGCCCTCGCCGACCGCATCGGCCTGCTCACCGCGCCCCCGGAGGCGCTGACCCGGCTCGCCGACCATCTCGACCAGCTCGCCGAACGCTGCGGCCCGGCCATCGCCACGTACACCAACCCGGCCAAGACCCTGGCCGCCGACCTCGCCGAGGCCCTGCCGCTGATCTGGACCGAAGGCACCGTCGCCGGAGCCGTCGGCCGCCACTTCGCCACCGTGCTGGCCGGACTGGCGGGCATCCCCGCCCTGGCCGCCGCGCTGCCCGAGGCGCTCACCACGCACCGCCCGTTGCTGGCCGGCTCGCTGGCCGCCGGCGCCGACCCGGAGGACTTCTTCCGCGACCGCGTCGAACAGCCCGCCGCCCTGCACGCCCGGATCCTCCTGCTGCGCGACCGCCGGGAGGCCGGCCCCCTGTCGGCCACCCGCGCCGCCAACGAGCTCGCCGACGAATGCGAAACCGCCCTCAGCGAACTCCAGCCGGAAACCGGCAGCGACCTGGAATGCGCCACGGAACTGCTCGCCATCACGGATTTCGCCGCCGTTTACCTGGCGCTTGCCGACACCGAGTGA
- a CDS encoding Trm112 family protein, whose amino-acid sequence MPVEASLIEILACPACHAPLEDRTAADPAELICTSADCGLAYPVRDGIPVLLVDEARRPA is encoded by the coding sequence ATGCCGGTCGAAGCCAGCTTGATCGAGATCCTCGCCTGCCCGGCGTGCCACGCCCCGCTCGAGGACCGCACGGCGGCCGACCCGGCCGAGCTGATCTGCACCTCCGCCGACTGCGGCCTTGCCTACCCCGTGCGGGACGGCATCCCCGTACTCCTCGTCGACGAAGCCCGACGCCCCGCCTGA